The following are encoded together in the Pseudoalteromonas shioyasakiensis genome:
- a CDS encoding electron transfer flavoprotein subunit alpha/FixB family protein, with product MKTLVIAEHDKGVLKPETNKTITAAVKLGFDVDLLLAGDNLSAMSEQAASIAGVSNVLIADDAAYAHQLAENLADLVLSLADNYSHIVASATTTGKNFMPRVAALLDVAQISEIIDVIDADTFKRPIYAGNAIATVKSLDSKKVITVRASSFDIAQEQAPVAVTSVAGKGSVGLSEFVSEEQTESERPELTAAPVVISGGRGMQNGENFALLNGIADKLGAAIGASRAAVDAGFVPNDMQVGQTGKIVAPDLYIAVGISGAIQHLAGMKDSKVIVAINKDPDAPIFQVADYGLVADLFDVLPELESAL from the coding sequence ATGAAAACATTAGTGATAGCCGAACACGATAAAGGTGTTCTAAAGCCTGAAACCAATAAAACGATTACTGCTGCTGTTAAACTTGGCTTTGATGTAGATTTACTTCTTGCAGGCGACAACTTATCTGCAATGAGCGAGCAAGCAGCGTCAATTGCAGGTGTTAGCAATGTACTGATTGCCGATGATGCAGCTTATGCTCATCAACTTGCAGAAAACCTAGCTGACCTGGTTTTATCTTTAGCTGATAACTATTCACACATTGTCGCAAGCGCAACAACAACGGGTAAAAACTTTATGCCACGTGTTGCAGCACTTTTAGATGTTGCGCAAATCTCTGAAATCATCGACGTTATTGATGCAGATACCTTCAAGCGTCCTATTTATGCGGGTAACGCAATTGCGACAGTTAAATCGCTAGATAGCAAAAAGGTTATTACTGTTCGTGCAAGTAGCTTTGATATTGCACAAGAGCAAGCGCCAGTAGCTGTAACTAGTGTTGCTGGTAAAGGTTCTGTTGGTCTGAGTGAGTTTGTATCAGAAGAACAAACTGAATCTGAGCGTCCAGAGCTTACTGCCGCACCTGTGGTTATTTCAGGTGGTCGTGGTATGCAAAATGGTGAAAACTTTGCGTTATTAAATGGTATTGCCGATAAACTAGGCGCAGCCATTGGTGCTTCACGTGCTGCTGTTGATGCGGGCTTTGTACCAAACGATATGCAAGTAGGCCAAACAGGTAAAATTGTTGCCCCAGATTTATATATTGCTGTGGGTATCAGTGGTGCGATTCAACACTTAGCGGGTATGAAAGACTCAAAAGTGATTGTTGCAATCAATAAAGACCCTGATGCACCAATTTTCCAAGTCGCTGACTATGGTTTAGTTGCTGATTTATTTGATGTGTTACCAGAGCTTGAAAGCGCTCTGTAA
- a CDS encoding electron transfer flavoprotein subunit beta/FixA family protein encodes MKVLVPIKRVIDYNVKARVKADKTDVDLANVKMAMNPFCEIAIEEAIRLKEAGTATEVVAVTIGNKSSQEQLRTALALGADKAIHIETEEKLESLHVAKLLSKIVEQESPELVILGKQSIDSDNNQTGQMLAALTGRGQGTFASKVDVQAGTVNVTREVDGGLQTVTLKLPAIVTTDLRLNEPRYASLPNIMKAKRKPLDVIAADSLGVDLAPRVQLVEVNEPEKRSGGIVVEDVATLVEKLKTEAKVI; translated from the coding sequence ATGAAAGTCCTCGTTCCAATTAAAAGAGTAATTGACTACAACGTCAAAGCACGCGTTAAAGCTGATAAAACGGATGTTGATCTAGCTAATGTAAAAATGGCGATGAACCCGTTTTGTGAAATTGCAATTGAAGAAGCTATTCGTTTAAAAGAAGCAGGGACGGCCACTGAGGTTGTTGCTGTGACTATTGGTAATAAATCATCTCAAGAGCAATTACGTACGGCCTTAGCACTCGGTGCCGATAAAGCCATTCATATTGAAACAGAAGAAAAGCTTGAGTCTTTACATGTTGCTAAATTACTAAGCAAGATTGTAGAGCAAGAATCACCTGAGCTGGTTATTTTAGGTAAGCAATCGATTGACTCTGACAACAATCAAACCGGTCAAATGCTTGCAGCTTTAACGGGTCGTGGCCAAGGCACCTTTGCATCTAAAGTCGATGTTCAAGCGGGCACCGTTAATGTAACGCGTGAAGTAGACGGTGGCTTACAAACAGTTACTCTTAAACTACCTGCTATCGTAACCACAGACTTACGTTTAAATGAACCGCGCTACGCTTCATTACCAAACATTATGAAGGCAAAGCGTAAACCTCTAGATGTAATTGCTGCTGATAGCCTAGGTGTAGACCTTGCGCCTCGCGTGCAACTGGTAGAAGTAAATGAGCCAGAAAAACGCAGTGGCGGTATTGTCGTAGAAGATGTTGCGACATTGGTAGAAAAGTTAAAAACTGAAGCGAAGGTGATCTAA
- a CDS encoding substrate-binding domain-containing protein, with product MLFRSMKALLLSTTLISAHSAYAIEENINSKPIFIAGSTTVTELLVDIKDDLSQEFGNSIQIRPMGSDKGIKAIAENVIDIGTSSRYLTKEEQQRWPFLRQIIIAQDAIAFFVNKNLNITELTTKKLSDIYQGKLKAWSEVSPYTPELSAKNDEILLFSKGTSHGSFDVFLEYLNLDYIQEPGSNFIRLKMAGNRGLFSKQKVELYDQFNQALGIVQRIPNAIAYDSYGAISKLENDRRINKVTLLEIDGVSPSVESIQSGNYAFVRPLVLIINTQSPRSKKIGDKLAVIVKSNKIQQKMLEFGYLPVK from the coding sequence ATGCTATTTCGCTCTATGAAAGCTCTTTTGCTATCTACAACACTTATCTCTGCACATAGTGCGTATGCAATTGAAGAAAATATTAATTCGAAGCCTATTTTTATTGCCGGCTCAACCACAGTGACAGAATTATTAGTCGATATAAAAGACGACTTAAGCCAAGAATTTGGCAATAGTATACAAATCAGGCCAATGGGCAGCGATAAAGGCATTAAAGCGATTGCCGAAAATGTTATAGATATCGGCACTAGCTCACGATATTTAACAAAAGAAGAACAACAACGTTGGCCCTTTTTGCGGCAAATAATCATAGCCCAAGATGCAATCGCATTTTTTGTAAACAAAAACTTAAACATCACTGAGCTTACAACTAAAAAGCTAAGCGATATTTACCAAGGTAAGCTAAAGGCATGGTCTGAGGTTTCGCCTTATACTCCAGAGCTAAGCGCAAAAAATGATGAGATCCTGCTTTTTAGCAAAGGCACTAGTCACGGTAGTTTTGATGTCTTTTTAGAGTATTTAAATTTAGATTATATCCAAGAACCTGGCAGTAACTTCATACGTTTAAAAATGGCAGGTAATAGAGGTTTATTTTCTAAACAAAAAGTAGAGCTTTACGATCAGTTCAATCAAGCGCTTGGGATAGTGCAACGTATTCCAAATGCCATTGCCTATGATTCATATGGCGCTATTAGTAAATTAGAAAATGACAGACGTATTAACAAAGTAACTTTACTTGAGATAGATGGTGTAAGCCCTTCAGTTGAATCAATTCAAAGTGGCAACTATGCCTTTGTTAGGCCGCTGGTGCTTATCATTAATACTCAATCACCTCGTTCAAAAAAGATTGGCGACAAGCTCGCTGTGATTGTTAAATCAAACAAGATTCAACAGAAAATGCTTGAGTTTGGTTACCTTCCGGTAAAATAG